The proteins below come from a single Drosophila teissieri strain GT53w chromosome 3L, Prin_Dtei_1.1, whole genome shotgun sequence genomic window:
- the LOC122617083 gene encoding organic cation/carnitine transporter 7 isoform X1: protein MSDIDEVFTKLGFGKMQFIILCCCFMMQIWLTNEQLGFGVVIAGASCEMDIHDRRLAWILAANFAAQMISCFIWGELADLYGRRRVIWMASIVSIMFSLISASMPEFWSFLAVRTVCGFFIVASVVSLSTYLSEFTKVSLRPRVLTIMGYALGISMIYVPSLAGALLSLEMKPSGWRILLLCNQLPGIIGIVLLTFLPESPKYYLSMDNQEKAMKVMERVCRMNKGKDVTLKSLGVESLTQARLRPPNEGRELCHDTKVLLVKYGKVMWFFFFIFFTLTGLGFALPIWMMRIRVLTATFGDRNPICEHMDGISAHPSGDKNCHLTYAQMKDPLIHGCVVLCLFIVTSVFLIWLSRRAVIIAFVCVSILGCVALNFMEHPTLILISFFAIIDPLICSVRLAGSLLIDFIPTHLRGKAFALITMVGRSGVLIASVYVGYTLSHSCYVTFNTFIVVLIVCGMLVYWLPTNFQHSSFSN from the exons ATGAGTGACATAGATGAGGTCTTTACCAAGCTGG GGTTCGGCAAGATGCAGTTCATAATTTTATGCTGCTGCTTTATGATGCAGATTTGGCTGACCAACGAGCAGCTGGGATTTGGAGTGGTGATAGCAGGGGCGAGTTGTGAAATGGATATACACGACAGGCGGTTGGCCTGGATATTGGCTGCCAATTTCGCGGCCCAGATGATATCTTGTTTTATATGGGGCGAGCTGGCGGATCTGTACGGCAGACGCAGGGTCATCTGGATGGCGTCAATCGTGTCGATTATGTTTTCCCTGATCTCGGCTAGCATGCCGGAGTTTTGGAGCTTCCTGGCCGTGCGCACAGTCTGTGGCTTCTT TATTGTGGCGTCTGTCGTCAGCCTGTCGACCTACTTGAGTGAATTCACAAAGGTCTCCTTGCGACCCAGGGTGCTGACCATCATGGGCTATGCCCTCGGAATAAGCATGATCTACGTGCCGT CTCTGGCCGGTGCTCTGCTGTCGCTGGAAATGAAGCCCAGTGGCTGGCGCATCCTGCTGCTGTGCAACCAGCTGCCCGGAATCATCGGAATAGTCCTTCTCACATTCCTGCCCGAGAGTCCCAAGTACTATCTGTCGATGGACAACCAGGAGAAGGCCATGAAAGTCATGGAACGGGTCTGCCGCATGAACAAGGGCAAGGATGTTACCCTGAAGAGTCTGGGAGTGGAGTCGCTCACCCAGGCGCGCCTGCGTCCACC AAACGAGGGGCGCGAACTGTGTCACGACACCAAAGTGCTCTTGGTAAAATATGGCAAGGTCATGtggtttttcttcttcatattttttacCCTTACGGGCCT AGGTTTTGCTCTGCCCATCTGGATGATGCGCATCAGGGTTCTTACGGCTACGTTTGGTGACAGGAATCCAATATGTGAGCACATGGACGGAATTAGTGCACATCCGAGTGGCGATAAAAAC tgccaCCTGACCTATGCGCAAATGAAGGATCCCTTGATTCACGGATGCGTTGTGCTCTGCCTCTTCATTGTCACCAGTGTGTTCTTGATTTGGCTGAGTCGTCGGGCGGTAATCATAGCCTTTGTTTGCGTTTCCATTCTCGGATGCGTGGCCCTCAACTTCATGGAGCATCCCACCCTGATACTGATCAGTTTCTTTGCCATAATCGATCCGCTCATTTGCAGCGTGAGGTTGGCCGGATCCTTGCTCATTGATTTTATACCCACTCATCTAAG GGGCAAGGCCTTTGCCCTAATCACTATGGTAGGTCGGTCCGGGGTTTTGATAGCCAGTGTGTATGTGGGATACACCTTGTCGCACAGCTGCTACGTAACCTTCAATACCTTTATTGTAGTGCTCATAG TCTGTGGCATGCTTGTATACTGGCTACCAACCAACTTTCAACACTCGAGCTTTTCAAATTAG
- the LOC122617082 gene encoding putative transporter svop-1 has translation MPAVDVDTALLTMGYGGGQVIIFVVSFFVYMYSVTESMSAGYLVVLTSCEFDTSPNEKTLLANSLLGGMVASGLFIGFLADRYGRKFVIRLALVGALCCSMLSAFMPELYSLAVARVIVGTFLSAVASLQVGFLAEFHAVKWRPITVAICSQSQGLALIYCPLVAMAILPYNFHVDLSSSFDIRAWRFLMMFFMIPGWLALVGICLVPETPHFLMSVNRPDKALQALQWICRMNRKKWEDIDITLSVDNSGAVDQGSFWKNVGYEYKLLFTKPEVFKFFICLMLIFGIFFTSIGLGIWFPVIRNMDNSGSNRLCDLVNNNPTLMHREDEVINGTGTEASQCNDEMTNLIDPVYYGLTYIGCFILASLLVQCMPRKYVIALHILIAFIMGLSLNILKQPTMVLIFFVLMMVLPGVLIPLATSVLVDCLPVNLRGKALCMVRSLARFGGVLGSTMIGLFIRITCDVTFNIFNICLAICVVLAVFQPKDVV, from the exons ATGCCGGCCGTGGATGTGGACACTGCCCTGTTAACCATGG GTTATGGGGGTGGTCAGGTGATCATTTTCGTGGTGAGCTTCTTCGTGTACATGTACTCCGTAACGGAGTCCATGAGTGCTGGCTATCTCGTGGTGCTGACCTCCTGCGAGTTCGATACCTCGCCCAACGAGAAGACCCTGTTGGCCAACTCCCTGCTGGGCGGGATGGTGGCCTCCGGATTGTTCATTGGCTTCCTGGCGGACCGGTACGGCCGCAAGTTCGTTATCCGGTTGGCACTCGTAGGAGCCCTGTGCTGCTCGATGCTCTCCGCTTTCATGCCGGAGCTCTATTCGCTGGCTGTGGCACGGGTAATAGTGGGAACCTT CCTCTCGGCGGTGGCATCCTTGCAGGTGGGATTCCTGGCGGAGTTCCACGCGGTCAAGTGGCGACCCATAACTGTGGCCATTTGCAGCCAATCGCAAGGATTAGCTCTGATCTACTGTCCACTGGTGGCCATGGCTATACTGCCCTACAACTTTCATGTGGATCTCAGCAGTAGCTTCGACATACGGGCCTGGCGATTCCTGATGATGTTCTTCATGATTCCCGGCTGGTTGGCCCTGGTCGGCATCTGTCTGGTGCCGGAGACTCCGCACTTTCTCATGTCCGTGAATCGGCCGGACAAGGCGCTCCAGGCCCTGCAGTGGATATGCCGGATGAACAGAAAGAAGTGGGAGGACATTGACATAACTTTGAGTGTGGATAACTCGGGTGCGGTCGATCAGGGAAGCTTCTGGAAGAATGTGGGGTACGAGTATAAACTGCTCTTTACCAAACCCGAAGTCTTCAAGTTTTTCATCTGTCTCATGCTTATTTTTGGGATATTCTTCAC TTCCATTGGATTGGGCATCTGGTTTCCGGTCATCCGCAACATGGACAACTCAGGCTCGAACCGACTATGCGACCTCGTCAATAATAACCCAACATTGATGCATCGTGAAGACGAGGTGATCAACGGCACGGGTACGGAGGCATCGCAGTGCAACGACGAGATGACCAACCTGATCGATCCCGTCTACTACGGCCTAACCTACATTGGTTGTTTCATACTGGCCTCGCTGCTGGTGCAGTGCATGCCCCGGAAGTATGTGATTGCTCTGCACATCCTGATTGCCTTTATTATGGGCCTGTCGCTAAACATCCTGAAGCAGCCGACCATGGTGCTAATCTTCTTCGTGCTCATGATGGTCTTGCCCGGCGTCCTGATCCCGCTGGCCACCTCGGTGCTGGTCGACTGTCTGCCCGTCAATTTGCGCGGCAAGGCACTGTGTATGGTCCGATCCCTGGCGCGATTTGGTGGCGTGCTGGGCAGCACCATGATTGGGCTCTTCATTAGGATCACTTGCGATGTAACCttcaacattttcaatatCTGTCTGGCAA TTTGTGTCGTTCTGGCAGTCTTTCAACCCAAGGACGTGGTTTAA
- the LOC122617083 gene encoding putative transporter SVOPL isoform X2, translated as MRSLPSWIWLTNEQLGFGVVIAGASCEMDIHDRRLAWILAANFAAQMISCFIWGELADLYGRRRVIWMASIVSIMFSLISASMPEFWSFLAVRTVCGFFIVASVVSLSTYLSEFTKVSLRPRVLTIMGYALGISMIYVPSLAGALLSLEMKPSGWRILLLCNQLPGIIGIVLLTFLPESPKYYLSMDNQEKAMKVMERVCRMNKGKDVTLKSLGVESLTQARLRPPNEGRELCHDTKVLLVKYGKVMWFFFFIFFTLTGLGFALPIWMMRIRVLTATFGDRNPICEHMDGISAHPSGDKNCHLTYAQMKDPLIHGCVVLCLFIVTSVFLIWLSRRAVIIAFVCVSILGCVALNFMEHPTLILISFFAIIDPLICSVRLAGSLLIDFIPTHLRGKAFALITMVGRSGVLIASVYVGYTLSHSCYVTFNTFIVVLIVCGMLVYWLPTNFQHSSFSN; from the exons ATGAGGTCTTTACCAAGCTGG ATTTGGCTGACCAACGAGCAGCTGGGATTTGGAGTGGTGATAGCAGGGGCGAGTTGTGAAATGGATATACACGACAGGCGGTTGGCCTGGATATTGGCTGCCAATTTCGCGGCCCAGATGATATCTTGTTTTATATGGGGCGAGCTGGCGGATCTGTACGGCAGACGCAGGGTCATCTGGATGGCGTCAATCGTGTCGATTATGTTTTCCCTGATCTCGGCTAGCATGCCGGAGTTTTGGAGCTTCCTGGCCGTGCGCACAGTCTGTGGCTTCTT TATTGTGGCGTCTGTCGTCAGCCTGTCGACCTACTTGAGTGAATTCACAAAGGTCTCCTTGCGACCCAGGGTGCTGACCATCATGGGCTATGCCCTCGGAATAAGCATGATCTACGTGCCGT CTCTGGCCGGTGCTCTGCTGTCGCTGGAAATGAAGCCCAGTGGCTGGCGCATCCTGCTGCTGTGCAACCAGCTGCCCGGAATCATCGGAATAGTCCTTCTCACATTCCTGCCCGAGAGTCCCAAGTACTATCTGTCGATGGACAACCAGGAGAAGGCCATGAAAGTCATGGAACGGGTCTGCCGCATGAACAAGGGCAAGGATGTTACCCTGAAGAGTCTGGGAGTGGAGTCGCTCACCCAGGCGCGCCTGCGTCCACC AAACGAGGGGCGCGAACTGTGTCACGACACCAAAGTGCTCTTGGTAAAATATGGCAAGGTCATGtggtttttcttcttcatattttttacCCTTACGGGCCT AGGTTTTGCTCTGCCCATCTGGATGATGCGCATCAGGGTTCTTACGGCTACGTTTGGTGACAGGAATCCAATATGTGAGCACATGGACGGAATTAGTGCACATCCGAGTGGCGATAAAAAC tgccaCCTGACCTATGCGCAAATGAAGGATCCCTTGATTCACGGATGCGTTGTGCTCTGCCTCTTCATTGTCACCAGTGTGTTCTTGATTTGGCTGAGTCGTCGGGCGGTAATCATAGCCTTTGTTTGCGTTTCCATTCTCGGATGCGTGGCCCTCAACTTCATGGAGCATCCCACCCTGATACTGATCAGTTTCTTTGCCATAATCGATCCGCTCATTTGCAGCGTGAGGTTGGCCGGATCCTTGCTCATTGATTTTATACCCACTCATCTAAG GGGCAAGGCCTTTGCCCTAATCACTATGGTAGGTCGGTCCGGGGTTTTGATAGCCAGTGTGTATGTGGGATACACCTTGTCGCACAGCTGCTACGTAACCTTCAATACCTTTATTGTAGTGCTCATAG TCTGTGGCATGCTTGTATACTGGCTACCAACCAACTTTCAACACTCGAGCTTTTCAAATTAG
- the LOC122616611 gene encoding uncharacterized protein LOC122616611, whose translation MVIQRSWKIPTDVGGSLNSSTTSANEVQQRSSPGMQLQAANSSSDDSDCSNQTTHSMDTRVASPVEGGRKQTEKDVAPESNTITLSLLGESTSSDAESSQKYVTTPDMAENMLQRIRQRLGGSHNMESGGSAESAMRALELLRISVQQAFDAEVNELIKKYMQNYFKPAFGNIKENLGQHSVNEETLQKMSSCALLENAKAQYTNFVRQHRLVANATDQQRLALKRSAKQDLNPISKVFAGTAGFVPNKPMPCTATTSNQLPTQTQNPAVQPLLLPQPELQTVQPLQQQQEPTQNQQQPQHRSSVTPLVGGTLPTPVRRQIFWNTAQISTTTKFVLDVQANLAFGFGTDGKERLASKHPELIRYLPDGEDREWLATRGIIPAENRSSRFLFLIYDEVCRLQQTHELYRHKTNIDLSMMLTFSVTDAMIHKMRLFFVDLNIKSRGLITNSYILPSQQQSGNTNNSHLRNALLQGVSAQQQQITTPPSDETALKELPAASPTPCLQGQVVGSTTTPLKSKLAASSTLSSSHATLTALLNNGGAVVGATPPGNSTSTSTIAKFRN comes from the exons ATGGTCATTCAGCGAAGTTGGAAAATACCCACTGACGTGGGGGGTTCCTTAAACAGCAGCACCACATCAGCGAACGAGGTGCAGCAGCGTTCGTCCCCGGGCATGCAGCTGCAGGCGGCCAACTCCTCCTCAGATGACTCCGACTGCTCCAATCAAACCACACATTCGATGGACACACGGGTGGCCAGTCCGGTTGAGGGTGGCAGAAAGCAGACGGAGAAGGATGTGGCACCTGAAAGCAACACAATCACCTTGTCGCTGCTTGGCGAGTCCACCTCCTCCGATGCAGAGTCCTCGCAG AAATATGTAACCACACCAGATATGGCCGAGAACATGCTACAACGCATTCGGCAACGACTCGGTGGCTCCCACAATATGGAAAGTGGCGGCAGTGCAGAGTCCGCCATGAGAGCCCTAGAACTCTTGAGGATCAGTGTACAACAAGCTTTTGATGCGGAGGTCAACGagcttattaaaaaatatatgcaa AACTACTTTAAGCCCGCTTTTGGCAACATCAAGGAGAATCTAGGCCAGCATTCTGTTAATGAGGAAACGCTTCAGAAGATGTCCTCGTGCGCTTTGTTGGAGAATGCCAAGGCTCAGTACACGAACTTTGTGCGCCAGCATCGTTTGGTGGCTAACGCTACGGATCAGCAGCGCTTGGCTCTCAAACGCTCAGCTAAACAGGATCTCAATCCAATTAGTAAAGTGTTTGCTGGAACCGCGGGTTTTGTGCCAAACAAACCCATGCCCTGCACAGCGACTACGTCCAACCAGTTGCCAACCCAGACCCAAAATCCTGCGGTTCAGCCTCTGTTGCTTCCTCAACCAGAGTTGCAAACAGTGCAGcctctgcagcagcaacaggaaccAACGCAAAACCAACAGCAACCGCAGCATCGCTCCTCGGTTACTCCATTGGTGGGTGGCACTCTGCCCACTCCTGTGCGCCGGCAGATATTCTGGAACACCGCCCAGATCTCGACTACCACCAAGTTCGTGTTGGATGTGCAGGCCAACCTAGCGTTTGGTTTTGGCACCGACGGTAAGGAACGATTGGCCAGCAAGCATCCAGAATTAATACGCTACCTTCCGGATGGTGAGGACAGGGAGTGGCTGGCCACCCGTGGGATTATTCCCGCCGAAAATCGCAGCTCACGGTTCTTGTTTCTCATCTACGATGAAGTGTGCCGGCTGCAGCAAACACACGAGCTGTATCGGCACAAAACCAACATAGATCTTAGCATGATGCTCACCTTCAGCGTCACCGATGCCATGATACACAAGATGCGGCTGTTCTTCGTGGACCTGAACATCAAGAGCCGCGGACTTATAACAAACTCGTATATTTTgcccagccagcagcagtCGGGGAATACCAACAACAGTCATTTAAGAAATGCTCTGCTCCAAGGCGTGTCAGCTCAGCAACAACAGATAACCACACCACCGTCTGATGAAACTGCGCTGAAGGAGCTCCCGGCTGCATCACCCACTCCTTGCTTGCAAGGTCAGGTGGTAGGCAGCACAACAACGCCGTTGAAGTCCAAGCTGGCTGCCAGTTCCACGCTCAGCTCCTCGCATGCCACACTTACGGCTTTGCTGAACAACGGGGGAGCTGTTGTAGGAGCCACTCCTCCAGGGAactccacttccacctccaccaTCGCCAAatttagaaattaa